In Streptomyces sp. NBC_01717, one DNA window encodes the following:
- a CDS encoding cell division protein FtsQ/DivIB — MAGPTTARRGAGQQQDDPARPPRPTGRRLPSRRLLIVIAVGVLLLASGSVWALYGSSWLRAEQVTTTGVDVLTPAEVEAAAAVPIGAPMVSVDTDAIADRLRQKLPRIDSVDVVRSWPHGIGLKVTERKPVLLMKKDTKFIEVDVKGVRFATVDRAPKRVPLLELTPDQSASLRRFGSGRLVREAVRVAGELPGAVAKDTKVVRVTSYDSISLELTGRRTVVWGSGEEGPVKARVLTALMKAAPKAGHFDVSAPTAPAVSGS; from the coding sequence GTGGCCGGACCGACGACCGCCCGGCGCGGTGCAGGGCAGCAGCAGGACGACCCGGCCCGCCCGCCGCGCCCCACCGGGCGCAGACTGCCCAGCCGCAGACTGCTGATCGTGATCGCCGTCGGCGTCCTGCTGCTCGCTTCGGGCTCCGTATGGGCGCTGTACGGCTCGTCCTGGCTCCGGGCCGAACAGGTCACGACCACCGGTGTCGACGTACTGACCCCGGCCGAGGTGGAGGCCGCCGCCGCGGTGCCGATCGGGGCCCCGATGGTCTCCGTGGACACGGACGCCATCGCGGACCGGTTGCGCCAGAAGTTGCCTCGTATCGACTCGGTGGATGTCGTACGGTCATGGCCGCACGGCATCGGACTTAAAGTGACCGAACGCAAACCGGTCCTGTTGATGAAAAAGGACACAAAGTTCATTGAAGTGGACGTGAAAGGCGTCCGTTTCGCCACGGTGGACAGGGCGCCGAAGCGCGTACCGCTGCTGGAGCTGACGCCCGATCAGTCGGCGAGTCTGCGCCGCTTCGGCAGCGGCCGACTGGTGCGGGAAGCGGTCCGGGTCGCGGGCGAACTCCCGGGTGCGGTCGCCAAGGACACCAAGGTCGTGCGGGTCACCTCGTACGATTCGATCTCCCTGGAGCTGACCGGTCGGCGCACGGTGGTCTGGGGCAGCGGCGAAGAGGGGCCGGTGAAGGCAAGAGTCCTCACCGCTCTCATGAAAGCGGCTCCCAAAGCGGGACACTTCGACGTGAGTGCACCCACCGCTCCTGCAGTGTCGGGCAGTTGA
- the ftsZ gene encoding cell division protein FtsZ produces MAAPQNYLAVIKVIGVGGGGVNAINRMIEVGLKGVEFIAINTDAQALLMSDADVKLDVGRELTRGLGAGANPAVGRKAAEDHREEIEEVLKGADMVFVTAGEGGGTGTGGAPVVANIARSLGALTIGVVTRPFTFEGRRRANQAEDGIAELREEVDTLIVIPNDRLLSISDRQVSVLDAFKSADQVLLSGVQGITDLITTPGLINLDFADVKSVMSEAGSALMGIGSARGDDRAVAAAEMAISSPLLEASIDGARGVLLSISGGSDLGLFEINEAAQLVSEAAHPEANIIFGAVIDDALGDEVRVTVIAAGFDGGQPPARRENVLGAGAGKREEQAPPARSAEPVRQSGGLGSVPVREETQAPAESVPVANETSMSPVSQPHVPPARPSYQDTQAEELDVPDFLK; encoded by the coding sequence GTGGCAGCACCGCAGAACTACCTCGCAGTCATCAAGGTCATCGGTGTCGGCGGCGGTGGTGTCAATGCCATCAACCGAATGATCGAGGTCGGTCTCAAGGGCGTCGAGTTCATCGCGATCAACACTGATGCGCAAGCCCTGTTGATGAGCGACGCCGACGTCAAGCTCGACGTCGGCCGTGAACTCACCCGCGGCCTCGGCGCCGGGGCCAACCCGGCCGTCGGTCGTAAGGCGGCAGAGGACCACCGTGAGGAGATCGAGGAGGTCCTCAAGGGGGCCGACATGGTCTTCGTCACCGCCGGAGAGGGCGGCGGCACCGGCACCGGCGGCGCACCCGTCGTCGCCAACATCGCGCGCTCGCTCGGCGCCCTCACGATCGGTGTGGTCACCCGCCCGTTCACCTTCGAGGGCCGGCGCCGCGCGAACCAGGCGGAGGACGGCATCGCCGAGCTCCGCGAAGAGGTCGACACCCTCATCGTCATCCCCAACGACCGACTGCTGTCCATCTCGGACCGCCAGGTCAGCGTGCTCGACGCGTTCAAGTCGGCCGACCAGGTACTGCTCTCGGGTGTCCAGGGCATCACCGACCTCATTACCACCCCGGGCCTGATCAACCTCGACTTCGCCGACGTCAAGTCGGTCATGTCCGAGGCCGGATCGGCGCTCATGGGTATCGGCTCGGCCCGCGGCGACGACCGTGCGGTGGCCGCGGCCGAGATGGCGATCTCCTCGCCGCTCCTGGAGGCGTCCATCGACGGCGCCCGTGGTGTCCTGCTCTCCATCTCCGGCGGCAGCGACCTCGGTCTCTTCGAGATCAACGAGGCCGCCCAGCTGGTGAGTGAGGCGGCCCACCCGGAGGCGAACATCATCTTCGGTGCGGTCATCGACGACGCACTGGGCGACGAGGTGCGGGTCACCGTGATCGCCGCGGGCTTCGACGGCGGACAGCCGCCGGCCCGTCGCGAGAACGTCCTCGGCGCGGGCGCCGGCAAGCGCGAGGAGCAGGCTCCGCCGGCCCGGTCCGCCGAGCCGGTGCGCCAGTCCGGCGGGCTCGGTTCCGTGCCTGTGCGCGAGGAGACCCAGGCCCCGGCAGAGTCCGTACCGGTGGCGAACGAGACCTCGATGTCGCCGGTCTCCCAGCCGCACGTCCCGCCGGCCCGTCCCTCCTACCAGGACACCCAGGCCGAAGAGCTGGATGTCCCGGACTTCTTGAAGTGA
- the pgeF gene encoding peptidoglycan editing factor PgeF produces the protein MIGRHHAVTAVSPVSSGGGAHFAFTDRWGGVSAAPYGELNLGGAVGDDSAAVLANRERAARSLGLDPAQVVWMNQVHGRDVAVVDGPWPDGSEIPAVDAVVTARRGLPLAVLTADCTPVLLADPVAGIAAAAHAGRPGLVAGVVPAVVEAMVTLGAEPSRITAHTGPAVCGRCYEVPAEMRSEVAEAVPGSWSETSWGTPAVDVTAGVHAQLEALGVRDRHKSPACTLESGDHFSYRRDRTTGRLAGYVWLD, from the coding sequence GTGATAGGCCGGCACCACGCAGTGACCGCAGTGTCCCCCGTGTCCTCGGGGGGTGGCGCTCACTTCGCCTTCACCGACAGGTGGGGTGGGGTGAGCGCCGCTCCGTACGGGGAGCTCAACCTCGGCGGCGCGGTCGGGGACGACTCCGCCGCCGTCCTCGCCAATCGCGAGCGCGCCGCCCGCAGCCTCGGTCTCGACCCGGCGCAGGTCGTCTGGATGAACCAGGTGCACGGGCGGGATGTGGCGGTGGTCGACGGGCCCTGGCCGGACGGTTCCGAGATTCCCGCGGTGGACGCGGTGGTGACCGCGCGACGCGGACTCCCGCTCGCCGTGCTCACCGCCGACTGCACCCCCGTACTCCTCGCCGACCCGGTCGCCGGGATCGCGGCGGCGGCACATGCCGGCCGCCCCGGCCTGGTCGCCGGAGTCGTCCCCGCCGTGGTCGAGGCCATGGTGACGCTCGGTGCGGAGCCCTCCCGGATCACCGCGCACACCGGCCCGGCCGTCTGCGGACGGTGTTACGAGGTCCCGGCGGAGATGCGGTCCGAGGTCGCCGAGGCAGTTCCCGGATCGTGGTCCGAGACCAGCTGGGGGACGCCGGCCGTGGATGTCACCGCCGGGGTCCATGCCCAGCTCGAAGCCCTCGGGGTGCGGGACCGGCACAAGTCGCCCGCATGCACCCTGGAATCGGGCGACCACTTCTCGTACCGCCGCGACCGCACCACCGGGCGGCTCGCCGGATATGTCTGGTTGGACTGA
- a CDS encoding YggS family pyridoxal phosphate-dependent enzyme translates to MTDRKTQLAENLAQVEQRIASACVAAGRKREEVTLIVVTKTYPASDVRILHELGVRHVAENRDQDAAPKAADCADLSLTWHFVGQLQTNKVRSVASYADVVQSADRTKLVTALSAAAVRGGRELGCLIQVALDAESGERGDRGGVAPDGIEELADAVAVAPGLRLDGLMTVAPLAGPYAGRQRAAFDRLMEFSSRLRGNHPAANMVSAGMSADLEDAVAAGATHVRVGTAVLGVRPGLG, encoded by the coding sequence ATGACGGACCGTAAGACTCAACTCGCCGAAAATCTGGCACAGGTGGAGCAACGTATTGCTTCCGCCTGTGTCGCCGCCGGCCGCAAAAGGGAAGAAGTGACCCTCATCGTGGTCACGAAGACCTATCCCGCGAGCGATGTGCGAATCCTGCATGAACTCGGTGTGCGTCATGTCGCGGAGAATCGTGACCAGGATGCGGCACCCAAGGCGGCCGATTGTGCGGATCTGTCGCTCACGTGGCACTTTGTCGGACAGCTGCAGACGAACAAGGTTCGTTCTGTGGCGAGTTATGCCGATGTCGTGCAGTCGGCCGACCGGACCAAGTTGGTCACGGCGCTCTCGGCCGCCGCCGTGCGCGGTGGGCGCGAACTCGGGTGTCTCATCCAGGTCGCGCTCGACGCGGAGAGCGGTGAGCGCGGTGACCGGGGCGGCGTCGCGCCGGACGGGATCGAGGAGTTGGCCGACGCGGTGGCCGTCGCGCCGGGGCTCCGGCTCGACGGTCTGATGACCGTGGCCCCGCTCGCCGGACCGTACGCCGGGCGGCAACGCGCGGCATTCGACCGGCTGATGGAATTCTCATCCCGCCTGCGCGGGAACCATCCGGCTGCGAACATGGTCTCTGCAGGGATGAGCGCGGACCTCGAGGATGCGGTTGCGGCCGGAGCGACACATGTGCGCGTCGGTACTGCGGTACTCGGAGTCCGACCCGGGCTCGGGTAA